In the Euphorbia lathyris chromosome 5, ddEupLath1.1, whole genome shotgun sequence genome, one interval contains:
- the LOC136231304 gene encoding uncharacterized protein, giving the protein MKAYANCIQPMLNMKMWPQSNNPPIEPPEVKILPGRPKKNRRKSKDEPKKIGKYSRKGTLMTCSFCKKEGHNKKSCQQRKEAGTEGSSSHAARVSTRPAKLPITRPTLTSTQRNNSEKSVNANKQAAYKRPRLSGYGVVISERTGFTTELFGTLGGRVVTTGARNIKNSADVTGDNGFQPQKLKFFGKKSMTPQQLQQELANRQRVTSSQPEVSERRPATHSTDKTNSQPTVVRWFNK; this is encoded by the exons ATGAAAGCTTATGCAAATTGTATTCAGCCAATGTTGAATATGAAAATGTGGCCACAATCAAACAACCCACCTATTGAACCACCCGAGGTTAAGATACTGCCAGGTAGACCAAAAAAGAATAGACGCAAATCAAAGGATGAGCCAAAGAAGATTGGGAAATATTCACGGAAAGGAACATTGATGACTTGTTCATTTTGCAAAAAGGAAGGCCATAACAAAAAGAGTTGTCAACAGAGAAAGGAAGCTGGGACAGAG GGTTCCAGTTCACATGCAGCTCGTGTTTCTACACGACCAGCTAAACTGCCAATTACTAGGCCTACTCTTACTAGTACACAAAGAAACAATTCg GAGAAAAGTGTTAATGCAAATAAACAAGCTGCGTACAAGAGGCCAAGGTTGTCTGGGTATGGCGTTGTTATATCAGAGAGGACCGGTTTTACAACCGAGCTT TTTGGTACACTGGGTGGAAGAGTTGTTACAACTGGTGCAAGGAACATCAAAAATTCTGCTGATGTAACAGGAGATAATGGATTCCAGCCACAAAAGCTTAAGTTTTTTGGAAAGAAATCTATGACTCCACAACAATTGCAGCAAGAATTAGCAAACAGACAACGTGTTACTTCCAGTCAACCCGAAGTTAGTGAAAGAAGACCAGCAACTCATTCAACTGATAAAACAAACTCACAACCTACAGTTGTTAGGTGGTTTAATAAGTAG
- the LOC136230793 gene encoding probable esterase KAI2 yields the protein MGIVGEAHNVRILGSGEQVIVLSHGFGTDQSIWKYVVPYLLENYRVVLYDNMGAGTTNPEYYDFERYSSMEGFVYDLLAILEELEVKSCVFVGHTIKSMVGALASISRPDLISKLITLCATPRVLNDKDYSGGFEKEEIEDMFEGMRSNYRAWCSGYAPLIVGGDMKSEAVQEFSRTLFNIRPDIALSYAQVMFASDLRHILPMVKVPWHILQSSNDSNVPPMVCEYLNQNVGGPSVIELMPTSGHLPQISSPGIVVPLILRHIALDITQPK from the exons ATGGGAATAGTGGGAGAGGCACACAATGTTAGGATTTTGGGGTCAGGAGAACAAGTGATAGTTCTATCTCATGGCTTTGGTACTGATCAATCAATATGGAAATATGTGGTTCCATATTTGCTAGAAAATTACAGAGTTGTTTTGTATGATAATATGGGTGCTGGTACCACTAATCCAGAATATTATGATTTTGAAAGATATTCAAGTATGGAAGGTTTTGTTTATGATTTGCTTGCTATCTTAGAAGAATTAGAGGTGAAGTCTTGTGTTTTTGTTGGTCACACCATCAAAAGCATGGTTGGTGCTCTTGCTTCTATTTCCCGGCCGGATCTTATCTCTAAACTTATCACTCTTTGTGCTACTCCTAG GGTATTGAATGACAAAGATTACAGTGGAGGATTCGAGAAAGAAGAAATAGAAGATATGTTTGAAGGAATGCGTTCGAACTATAGAGCATGGTGCTCAGGGTATGCTCCATTGATAGTAGGTGGAGACATGAAATCAGAGGCAGTTCAAGAATTCTCACGAACCCTGTTCAATATAAGACCAGACATAGCCTTGAGTTATGCCCAAGTTATGTTCGCAAGCGACCTGAGACATATTCTACCTATGGTCAAAGTCCCTTGGCatattttgcaaagctcaaacgACTCGAATGTTCCCCCTATGGTTTGTGAATATCTGAATCAAAATGTTGGTGGACCATCCGTTATTGAACTCATGCCTACAAGTGGTCACTTGCCTCAAATATCCTCTCCTGGAATTGTTGTCCCTCTCATTCTCAGGCATATAGCACTTGATATCACTCAACCTAAATGA